The following coding sequences lie in one Cyanobacterium sp. Dongsha4 genomic window:
- a CDS encoding TnsD family Tn7-like transposition protein, with translation MKSNYGGNIHTRIGLSASNISQPQHFRFCRQCLQEDEEKYEEFYWHRIHQLSCVLVCPTHNIPLQNSTLLFQQLNQHHYQVANHHNYISEGSIAPYSRQNQNILFNLAHDVQWLFDHPQISRPLDWYYQQYMNLLMSRNIATASKRVNQKKLFDEFLFYYGQDILRYIDSDISLDDQSNWLFSIVRKHRKSFHPIRHILMMRFLCGSVREFFERTSSEYKPFGNPPWICFNGAVDHYLQPVIEDVELSHCLENKKPLGTFTCSCGMVDSRTVSQSDQSEDYKPNRIITYGYKWHQKLQDLVENKNLGLRAVARELKVTTRTINRYVSKLGLDASWQSD, from the coding sequence ATGAAATCCAATTACGGAGGAAATATCCATACTCGTATCGGACTTTCGGCAAGTAATATCTCCCAACCTCAACATTTCCGTTTTTGTCGCCAATGTTTACAGGAGGATGAAGAAAAATACGAGGAATTTTATTGGCATCGCATTCATCAACTATCTTGCGTGTTAGTGTGTCCAACCCATAATATTCCATTACAAAATAGCACCCTACTTTTTCAACAGTTGAATCAACATCATTATCAGGTAGCGAATCATCATAACTATATTTCTGAAGGTTCGATCGCACCATACTCTCGGCAAAATCAGAACATATTATTCAACTTAGCCCATGATGTTCAATGGCTATTCGATCATCCTCAAATTTCCCGTCCTCTGGACTGGTATTATCAGCAATATATGAATTTGTTGATGTCGAGAAATATCGCCACGGCATCTAAAAGAGTTAATCAGAAGAAATTGTTTGATGAATTTTTGTTTTACTATGGACAGGACATTCTCCGTTATATAGACTCTGATATTAGTCTCGATGACCAAAGTAATTGGTTATTCAGTATAGTTAGAAAACACCGCAAATCGTTTCATCCTATACGTCACATCTTGATGATGAGATTTCTTTGTGGTTCGGTGCGAGAATTTTTTGAACGAACATCATCGGAATATAAACCCTTTGGCAATCCCCCTTGGATTTGTTTTAATGGTGCTGTTGATCATTACTTACAACCTGTCATTGAAGATGTTGAGTTAAGTCACTGCTTAGAAAATAAGAAGCCGTTAGGAACATTTACTTGCAGTTGTGGAATGGTTGACAGTCGAACGGTATCGCAATCAGATCAATCTGAGGATTATAAACCGAATCGAATCATCACCTATGGATACAAGTGGCATCAAAAATTACAAGATTTAGTAGAGAATAAAAATTTAGGATTAAGGGCGGTTGCTAGAGAATTAAAGGTAACTACCAGAACTATTAATCGCTATGTTAGTAAGTTAGGATTAGATGCTTCATGGCAATCAGACTGA